The genomic window TCATCAAAAAATTGCTGCTAAATTTCACAATACCTTGGTTGACATTATTATTAATATTGCTCAAAGAAGTCAAGAAAAAAATATTATTTTAACAGGAGGATGTTTTCAAAATAAATACTTAACAGAAAGAGCCATTTTAGGCTTAACACAAGAAAAGTTTACCCCTTTTTGGCATCATAATGTACCCCCCAATGATGGAGGACTTGCTTTGGGACAAATTGTTGCTGGAATTCATCGTAAAAAATAACTGTGTGGTATCAATTTGGTATAATCAAACAATAAAAATGTAACCTTAACAAGCGTGGATATTTTTGGAAGCTCGGAACCTGCAAAAATCTTAGTGGTGGATGATCACCCTTTTAGTCGTGTTATGGCGGTGGATCTCTTAAGTGCCAATGGTTATGATGTCATTGAACATGATGGTGTTTCCGATGTCTTTACTACAGTAAGAAGTGTATCTCCTGATCTCATTTTGATGGATATCAAAATGCCTAATCATAATGGTTTTGATGTTTGTCAAAAACTAAAACAAAATCAAGATACTCGTTCTATTCCTATTATTTTGATGAGTGTCTCTGATGACAATCAATCCCGTCTCAAAAGCCAAGGGGTAATGGCGGATGCTTTTATGAGTAAACCCTTAGAAAGTATCGTTTTATTACCCGAAGTAGAATTATTAGTCCAAAGAAAACGACTTTATGAATGGCTAGATCAAATCCAGCAAGTATTGTTTTTGATTTCCCAAGCGATTCAACAGCGTTATTCTTCCGAAGGACAATCAAGGATTAGATTTGATAAATTAGCACAAGGATTTGGAGAATATCTTAACTTAAATCAAGTAGAAATTAGTGATCTAATTTTAGCCTCTCATCTTCATGATATTGGTACCGTTGCTATTCCTGATGCAGTGATGATGAAGCAAGGAAAATTAAATGAAGAAGAACGAGAATTAATCAAAAAGCACGTTTTAATTGGGGAAGAAATTTGTCGTCCTATGCAAAATCGTCGAGGGATCGCTCAAATTATTCGTCATCATCATGAACGTTGGGATGGTAGCGGTTATCCTGATGGGTTAATCGGAGAAAGTATCCCTAAATTAGCGCAAATTTTTCAAATTTTAGATATCTACGAAGCATTAACCAGTCAAAGACCTTATAAGCAAGCCTATAGTCCCCAAGAAGCCATAAAAATTATCACCGAAGAAGCAGAAAAAGGGTGGCGAAATGTCAAGTTAGTGCAACAATTTGTTGCATTCATGGAAGAAAAAGAACTGGCTTAAAAAATTATTAAGAGAGATCCCTAAAAAATCTAATTTTGGAGCAATTTTTTAATATAATTATAACAATTGCTGTTAAAAATTATGATAAGGCATTAGAACTATGGGAGACAAACTTGCAGATATCTTGGAACCTTTGGCTGCTTGGTTCCGTAGTTTAGGAGTACCCGAACCCATTGTTCATTGGGGACACCCAGTTATGATGGGGATTGTTGTCTTAGTAATGGGTAGTTTTACGGCTTATATGGGGTGGCGCAGTCGTTTCGTTACTGATCCCGAAGTGGTATCAGAAAGTCGTGCTTCTCACCGTCAGTTGGCTCCTTGGGTGTTTCTTTTCGTTACCCTAGGATATACTGGCGGAGTGCTATCTCTAGTGATGCAACAACATCCTATTCTAAATAGCGGTCATTTTTGGACAGGAACCGCCGTTATTGGGTTAATGGCCATCAGTGCGATTACGCCTTTAATTGGCTTTAATAGCGATCAAAAAGAAGGTTATCGTGCGTTTCATGCGTATTTAGGTGGTGTGGTTGCCATTGTGTTAATTGCTCATGGTATTTTAGGATTAAAATTAGGACTTTCTTTATAGGTTTTTGATTATACAATAATTACTATTCCGGTTTCTTAAAAGAGGCCGGTTTTTTATATTCCTTTTAATCATACCTTCCTCCTTGGATGAACATTAGTCGGTAGCACTTTTCATGATGGAAAAAACGGCAAAAAATATTATCGAATTGATTTATCAAGCCATTAATAACCGAGAG from Crocosphaera subtropica ATCC 51142 includes these protein-coding regions:
- a CDS encoding DUF4079 domain-containing protein encodes the protein MGDKLADILEPLAAWFRSLGVPEPIVHWGHPVMMGIVVLVMGSFTAYMGWRSRFVTDPEVVSESRASHRQLAPWVFLFVTLGYTGGVLSLVMQQHPILNSGHFWTGTAVIGLMAISAITPLIGFNSDQKEGYRAFHAYLGGVVAIVLIAHGILGLKLGLSL
- a CDS encoding HD domain-containing phosphohydrolase, with amino-acid sequence MDIFGSSEPAKILVVDDHPFSRVMAVDLLSANGYDVIEHDGVSDVFTTVRSVSPDLILMDIKMPNHNGFDVCQKLKQNQDTRSIPIILMSVSDDNQSRLKSQGVMADAFMSKPLESIVLLPEVELLVQRKRLYEWLDQIQQVLFLISQAIQQRYSSEGQSRIRFDKLAQGFGEYLNLNQVEISDLILASHLHDIGTVAIPDAVMMKQGKLNEEERELIKKHVLIGEEICRPMQNRRGIAQIIRHHHERWDGSGYPDGLIGESIPKLAQIFQILDIYEALTSQRPYKQAYSPQEAIKIITEEAEKGWRNVKLVQQFVAFMEEKELA